A genomic region of Bdellovibrionales bacterium contains the following coding sequences:
- a CDS encoding mitochondrial fission ELM1 family protein, translated as MRYLFVFPALICIFSGSAFAKYEVAIVNTHLSGELNSLVGIAKKMETNYHIVEADQLDLVDSSLDLILHALGNENEIDELRTFKARHPFVKLVNFGDPLGNYDLFDKIIMPSHLPPLQSGIQVEYIEGIPTPLTHEDLASEMGRWHDKLPQTQNPRVAVLIGGNAKASNFTVRHGHMLAVELNALRVKYHSAYLITNSRRTPENTQAAFFQYLEPSREDFFFDVRSGSSDNPYRAMLGFADYVIVTGDSMSMIADSLSLGKPTYVFAPTGSLEERHKAFILQQALRNRLKPLSSEIEPFHYEPLSTSSIIATRLIQMLSSWEKRQTQCQRHLSTSKERM; from the coding sequence ATGCGTTATCTTTTTGTATTTCCGGCGCTTATTTGTATTTTTTCTGGGAGTGCATTTGCCAAGTATGAGGTCGCCATTGTTAATACTCACCTATCTGGCGAGCTAAACTCTTTGGTCGGAATTGCAAAAAAAATGGAGACCAACTACCACATCGTTGAAGCCGATCAGCTCGATCTTGTGGATAGTTCGCTAGACCTTATTTTGCATGCGCTCGGTAATGAGAATGAAATTGACGAACTTCGCACTTTCAAGGCTCGGCATCCGTTCGTGAAACTCGTGAATTTTGGCGACCCGCTAGGTAATTACGATTTGTTTGATAAGATAATCATGCCTTCTCACCTTCCTCCCTTACAATCAGGAATTCAGGTTGAATATATAGAAGGAATTCCAACTCCGTTGACGCATGAGGATCTAGCGAGCGAAATGGGTCGTTGGCATGACAAGCTTCCACAAACACAGAATCCACGAGTTGCAGTTTTGATTGGCGGAAACGCAAAGGCCAGCAATTTCACCGTCAGACACGGTCACATGCTGGCGGTTGAACTAAATGCGCTCAGGGTAAAATATCATTCTGCCTATCTCATTACGAACAGCCGGAGGACACCGGAAAATACCCAAGCCGCTTTTTTTCAATACCTAGAACCTAGCCGTGAGGACTTCTTTTTTGATGTTCGTTCAGGAAGCTCTGACAATCCTTACAGGGCCATGCTTGGCTTCGCCGACTATGTCATTGTCACTGGCGATTCAATGTCGATGATTGCGGATTCTCTCAGCCTCGGTAAGCCAACCTATGTTTTTGCCCCAACAGGAAGTTTGGAGGAAAGGCACAAAGCGTTTATATTGCAACAGGCACTCAGGAATAGACTTAAACCCCTGTCCAGTGAAATCGAACCTTTCCATTATGAGCCTCTTTCAACCTCAAGCATAATCGCTACAAGACTGATTCAAATGCTATCAAGTTGGGAAAAAAGACAGACTCAATGTCAGCGACACCTATCAACATCAAAAGAAAGAATGTAA
- a CDS encoding transposase, with protein MATDQHEGYGASVREHCPNATLVWDRFHLVQKFNEALNEDRKIGLQNVDTEGKMGDLMNGKYRYIFLTKSKNRNSKDQLHINEVMKLNEKMAKMELVKERFHQFFDCHSKEETEILIAEIYQWTQDCGAWNVIEWIKDIREKQTFWNYFKYKVTTGLSEGINRAIKGVKWQAYGYKDMAYFALKIMQKCGYLNSRFIWASV; from the coding sequence GTGGCAACGGATCAGCACGAGGGATACGGGGCAAGTGTGAGGGAGCACTGTCCGAACGCAACACTCGTGTGGGATCGATTCCACTTGGTTCAGAAGTTTAATGAGGCTCTCAATGAGGATCGAAAAATCGGGCTACAGAACGTGGACACGGAGGGCAAGATGGGCGATTTGATGAATGGGAAGTATCGTTATATCTTTCTCACAAAGTCGAAGAACCGCAATTCGAAGGATCAGTTGCATATCAATGAAGTCATGAAACTCAATGAAAAGATGGCAAAGATGGAGCTAGTTAAAGAGAGGTTCCATCAGTTTTTCGACTGCCATTCAAAAGAAGAAACCGAGATTTTAATAGCGGAAATATACCAGTGGACACAAGATTGTGGAGCCTGGAATGTTATTGAGTGGATCAAAGATATCCGGGAAAAGCAGACATTTTGGAACTACTTCAAATACAAAGTCACGACGGGCTTATCTGAGGGGATCAACCGCGCCATTAAGGGGGTTAAATGGCAAGCCTATGGGTACAAGGATATGGCCTATTTTGCCCTCAAAATCATGCAGAAGTGTGGCTACCTCAATAGCCGTTTTATCTGGGCCTCCGTTTAA
- a CDS encoding recombinase family protein has translation MAYRERIVNRQVIDLQKELEVIEKMKILRKQGFSYWKIADVLNAMGIPTKTRKAEWRAATVMKILKRADSKWIVQ, from the coding sequence ATGGCTTACAGAGAACGAATCGTAAACAGGCAGGTCATCGATCTTCAAAAAGAACTTGAGGTCATCGAAAAAATGAAGATCCTCCGCAAGCAAGGTTTTAGCTATTGGAAGATTGCCGATGTTTTAAACGCCATGGGTATCCCAACTAAAACTCGAAAGGCTGAATGGCGGGCCGCAACGGTGATGAAAATTCTGAAAAGAGCGGATTCAAAATGGATAGTACAGTAA
- a CDS encoding transposase yields the protein MLDWSYKHKITLEFTRVRKPNQIIESFSSRVRDECLNEHTFFSLEDARKKDR from the coding sequence ATGCTCGACTGGTCTTACAAACATAAAATCACTCTTGAGTTTACAAGAGTTCGAAAACCAAATCAGATCATTGAGTCTTTTAGCTCTCGAGTTCGAGATGAGTGCCTCAATGAACACACATTTTTCTCATTGGAGGATGCGAGGAAAAAAGATAGATGA
- a CDS encoding transposase — protein sequence MAKKLVKRLDQLEVVPPFIERGSPWENGYCESFNSKMRYEFLNGEIFYSLFEAQVLIEKWRKHYNTVRPHSSLRGKVPAP from the coding sequence GTGGCGAAGAAGTTGGTAAAGCGGCTGGATCAACTCGAGGTTGTGCCTCCGTTCATCGAGCGGGGAAGTCCTTGGGAGAATGGTTACTGTGAATCGTTTAACAGTAAGATGCGATATGAGTTTTTGAATGGCGAAATCTTTTACTCACTTTTCGAGGCACAAGTTCTAATTGAAAAATGGAGGAAGCACTACAATACTGTAAGGCCACACTCGAGCTTGCGAGGAAAGGTGCCAGCACCGTAA
- a CDS encoding Fic family protein — protein sequence MSFMSQIGIFRQQPAGFKAFIPHPFPSKGLVSWNPSLIHQLSKGDLALGKLAAVEQLIPDMDFFIYMYVKKEAAHSSQIEGTQATLIDYIKAEAKLPDADTPSDVDEIKNYIQALNYGVQRIESIPLSWRLIQEIHAKLLKGVRGHHKSPGEFRKTQNWIGGPTIQTASFVPPPHHEMMQALSDLEKFFHESSTQLPVLIKAGLIHAQFETIHPFLDGNGRMGRLLITFYLYKEGVLPRPLLYLSEYFKVYRKDYYDKLDKYRQDGGVNQWLLFFLEGVRSVAEDAVATAQRITQLREQHLELTSNFGRNAKTAIKLLNKLYSQPVVDAKSVARITGVSSKANVNSLIEKFVNAEILFEITGKERNRRFLYKHYLDQFNESNLGI from the coding sequence ATAAGTTTCATGTCTCAAATTGGGATATTTAGACAACAACCTGCGGGTTTCAAGGCATTTATACCACACCCTTTTCCTTCAAAGGGGTTGGTGTCGTGGAACCCAAGCCTTATACATCAACTTTCTAAAGGCGATTTGGCGCTTGGAAAACTTGCTGCCGTTGAACAGTTGATTCCTGATATGGATTTTTTCATTTACATGTACGTTAAAAAAGAAGCGGCTCACTCAAGTCAAATCGAAGGAACTCAAGCGACACTGATTGACTATATAAAGGCCGAAGCAAAGTTGCCCGATGCGGATACCCCATCGGATGTGGATGAAATTAAAAATTACATTCAAGCTCTAAATTATGGTGTGCAGAGAATAGAGTCCATTCCGTTATCTTGGCGTTTGATCCAAGAGATTCATGCCAAATTGTTAAAGGGCGTCCGAGGACATCATAAATCTCCTGGCGAATTTCGCAAGACTCAAAACTGGATCGGTGGACCAACGATTCAAACAGCCAGTTTTGTTCCACCTCCCCATCATGAAATGATGCAGGCTCTGTCGGATCTTGAAAAATTCTTTCATGAGTCTTCAACTCAATTACCAGTATTGATCAAAGCGGGTCTCATTCATGCACAATTTGAAACCATTCATCCTTTCTTAGATGGAAATGGTCGCATGGGACGCTTACTTATAACTTTTTATTTATATAAAGAAGGAGTATTGCCGCGCCCTTTGCTTTATCTCTCGGAATATTTCAAAGTTTATCGGAAAGACTACTACGACAAACTTGATAAGTACCGTCAGGATGGTGGTGTAAACCAATGGCTCCTTTTTTTCCTGGAAGGAGTTCGATCCGTTGCCGAGGACGCGGTCGCCACCGCACAGAGGATCACGCAGTTAAGAGAACAACATTTAGAATTGACTTCTAATTTTGGCCGAAACGCAAAAACGGCCATCAAATTGTTGAACAAACTTTATAGTCAGCCCGTTGTAGATGCCAAATCTGTCGCTCGGATAACGGGGGTATCCTCAAAAGCAAACGTGAACAGCTTGATCGAAAAATTTGTAAATGCTGAAATACTTTTTGAGATCACCGGAAAGGAGCGCAATCGTCGATTTTTATATAAACACTATTTGGATCAATTTAATGAGTCTAATTTAGGAATATGA
- a CDS encoding TonB-dependent receptor — MLILGGGGASPFAYSQDSTIRSSFKISDQESLKESQGRVLILSFRNGEPSGRVKFEHSSGSYMSAIDGSLTVELPPGAHSFYIPELERKIAIQVTSGEETQVIVNLLHQPQKSEVSVKTPTGIHSDGLKSGEIGFPLQVKVVDEKSLRPLTGGLVIVSGYEDTLTTNSEGRVESRLPDGEYSLSIFHPKYQTKTLSGVKVGPDSNKPLVVSLTPAINELDEVTILAPKIKGSVSALIEVRRQSSSVTDVMGSEQMSRQGDSDAASSLRRMTGLTLKDGKYVYVRGLGERYSGVQLNQFSLPSPEPNRRVVPLDLFPTAILESVLVQKSYSPDLPGEFGGGVIQLQSRTLPEKFSLKFTLSSSQESADQRLTSRGGGLDWAGIDNGTRKMPAAIREALQSGKKLILQQPGSSEGISEEQLVHLGRSLPVNYVTNRTSEGTPPGFSLAIADRFRVGSARTGIAGSILYGQSADRGERFSRGLNAMSPGRYSTDYNRISEYAEIETRLAGQVDLGFELNQKNTVSLSSMLLRHTTDFTQQDQKQDPNSTSSIESTTLDWTERQLWTNHLKGKHKLGTSFGQDIEGSWRIGQADAIRDNPDRREYAFERTPTSFRMRGDSGGNRRTYSYLMDRSQEVAADLVLPLGFERDRLKLKIGASELKRGRRSEVFRLFFSGETSGDPIESQLSLANIGPGGFQLQNLTDAADSYRGDQNVVSQYAMADFGPLPNWKFLAGYRWERSVQTVNTFRYYEPENPFSQSKLEMRDVLPSFAVMWKPNQQWRSRLAYSETLARPDFRELSEVGFLDDETGYEVRGNSSLKGTIIQNIDHRWEYYWSADEYASSGLFFKKFRDPIEVMFVPGVNRIQTFSNARAAENFGLELESRIGLRKLTRILRRWSILTNLTFIRSEIELDEKSKGVQTSQQRPLQGQAPYVVNFQLQYDRPIWEFSATLLYSLVGERISEVGTNNIPDTYQNPSHQLDFVASKAISKVWTVALKAKNLLDPAIESFQDKELVRKTHNGRSIGLNMTGIF; from the coding sequence GTGCTCATCTTAGGGGGAGGCGGAGCCTCTCCCTTTGCATATTCTCAAGATTCAACAATTCGATCTTCTTTTAAGATAAGTGATCAAGAGAGCTTAAAAGAATCCCAGGGTAGGGTTTTAATTCTTAGCTTTCGAAATGGCGAGCCTTCGGGCAGAGTTAAATTTGAGCACAGCTCAGGTTCTTATATGTCAGCAATTGATGGATCGCTGACGGTCGAGCTACCACCAGGTGCGCATTCCTTCTACATCCCTGAACTCGAGCGCAAAATTGCAATTCAAGTGACTTCGGGAGAAGAGACTCAAGTGATCGTGAACCTTCTTCACCAGCCGCAGAAATCCGAAGTCTCGGTAAAGACACCCACTGGAATTCATTCGGATGGCTTGAAAAGTGGCGAGATCGGTTTCCCTCTGCAGGTTAAGGTCGTCGACGAGAAATCCCTTCGCCCCCTCACTGGTGGTCTTGTTATAGTCTCGGGATATGAAGATACCTTGACCACAAACTCCGAGGGGCGCGTTGAGTCCAGATTGCCAGACGGGGAATACTCCTTGTCAATTTTTCATCCAAAATACCAAACAAAAACGCTTTCTGGAGTGAAGGTAGGTCCCGATAGCAATAAACCACTGGTAGTTTCCCTCACGCCAGCGATCAACGAGCTGGACGAAGTTACAATACTCGCTCCGAAAATCAAGGGCAGCGTTTCTGCACTCATTGAAGTGAGGAGGCAGAGTTCCTCTGTGACAGATGTGATGGGCTCCGAGCAAATGAGCCGACAAGGCGATAGCGATGCTGCGAGTTCGCTTCGGCGCATGACTGGATTGACCTTGAAAGATGGAAAGTACGTTTACGTTCGGGGTTTGGGTGAGAGATATTCGGGCGTTCAGCTCAATCAATTTAGTCTTCCGAGCCCAGAACCAAATCGTCGCGTGGTGCCTCTTGATTTGTTTCCAACGGCCATACTCGAAAGCGTGCTTGTTCAAAAAAGCTATTCGCCCGATCTGCCTGGGGAGTTTGGTGGTGGAGTCATTCAGCTTCAATCCCGGACTCTACCCGAGAAGTTTTCTCTTAAGTTTACTTTGAGCTCCAGTCAAGAATCGGCTGATCAGAGACTCACTTCACGAGGGGGAGGCCTAGACTGGGCGGGAATTGACAATGGGACTCGAAAAATGCCTGCTGCTATTCGCGAGGCTCTTCAATCGGGCAAAAAACTTATCTTGCAGCAACCGGGCTCGAGTGAAGGGATATCTGAAGAACAACTCGTTCATCTAGGTCGATCCTTGCCGGTCAATTATGTCACAAATCGAACATCGGAAGGAACTCCGCCGGGCTTTTCGCTTGCTATTGCCGATCGATTTCGAGTTGGGAGTGCGAGAACTGGAATTGCGGGTTCGATTCTCTACGGTCAGAGCGCAGATCGTGGAGAAAGATTTAGTCGAGGATTGAACGCCATGAGCCCAGGTCGGTACTCCACTGATTATAACCGTATCTCGGAATATGCCGAAATCGAAACTCGGTTGGCGGGACAAGTGGATTTAGGCTTTGAATTGAATCAAAAAAATACGGTGAGTTTGAGTTCCATGCTTCTTCGACACACAACAGACTTTACGCAACAAGATCAGAAGCAGGATCCAAACTCAACGTCCTCCATAGAGTCGACAACATTGGATTGGACCGAGCGGCAGCTTTGGACGAATCATCTCAAAGGAAAACATAAGTTAGGCACATCGTTTGGCCAAGATATTGAGGGCAGCTGGAGAATTGGTCAGGCGGATGCGATTCGGGATAATCCTGATCGAAGAGAATATGCCTTTGAACGCACTCCTACTTCCTTTCGAATGAGAGGTGATAGCGGAGGCAACAGACGGACATACTCTTATTTGATGGATCGTTCGCAAGAAGTCGCTGCAGACTTAGTCTTACCATTAGGGTTTGAGAGGGACAGACTCAAACTGAAAATAGGCGCAAGCGAACTGAAAAGAGGACGTCGTTCTGAGGTATTTCGACTCTTTTTTTCAGGGGAGACATCCGGAGATCCCATAGAGAGTCAGTTGAGTCTCGCGAATATTGGACCAGGTGGTTTTCAATTGCAAAATCTCACAGACGCAGCTGATAGTTACCGAGGTGACCAAAATGTTGTCTCGCAGTATGCGATGGCAGATTTTGGCCCACTTCCTAATTGGAAATTTCTGGCTGGATATCGTTGGGAACGCTCTGTTCAAACCGTAAATACCTTTCGCTATTATGAGCCTGAGAATCCATTCTCTCAATCTAAATTGGAAATGAGGGATGTCCTTCCCTCTTTTGCTGTAATGTGGAAACCAAATCAGCAGTGGCGCTCTCGTCTGGCATACAGTGAGACTCTCGCGCGTCCAGACTTTCGAGAGCTTTCAGAAGTCGGATTTCTAGATGACGAGACTGGGTACGAGGTTCGTGGGAATTCCAGTCTGAAGGGAACCATCATTCAGAATATTGATCATCGCTGGGAGTATTACTGGTCCGCAGATGAATATGCTTCATCTGGATTGTTTTTTAAGAAATTTAGAGATCCGATAGAGGTCATGTTTGTTCCTGGAGTCAATCGAATTCAGACGTTTTCAAATGCAAGGGCCGCAGAAAATTTTGGCCTGGAACTAGAATCAAGAATAGGCTTGCGAAAGCTGACCCGAATTTTGCGGCGTTGGTCAATACTGACCAATCTCACTTTTATTCGATCTGAAATTGAGTTGGACGAGAAAAGCAAAGGAGTTCAAACTTCTCAGCAGCGTCCGCTGCAGGGTCAGGCACCCTATGTGGTGAATTTCCAATTGCAGTACGATCGGCCAATATGGGAATTTTCGGCAACGCTCCTCTATAGTCTTGTCGGTGAGCGAATTTCAGAGGTTGGTACGAACAACATTCCTGATACCTATCAGAATCCCAGTCACCAGCTGGATTTCGTCGCTTCTAAAGCTATATCAAAGGTTTGGACGGTGGCCCTAAAGGCGAAGAATCTTTTGGATCCTGCAATTGAGTCCTTTCAAGATAAGGAGCTGGTGCGAAAAACTCACAATGGGCGATCCATTGGCTTGAATATGACAGGGATCTTTTAA
- a CDS encoding transposase, whose translation MGLTTGGRDGEKALCPEEIIQHLPTVELEQGKGLKLEQAAKKVGVTPQTIIRWRKEYGGLKVNQAKRLKGLEKENARLKRM comes from the coding sequence ATGGGCCTCACAACGGGAGGTCGAGATGGCGAGAAAGCGCTATGCCCAGAAGAAATTATCCAACATTTACCCACAGTTGAGCTAGAGCAAGGCAAGGGCCTGAAGCTCGAGCAGGCAGCTAAGAAGGTGGGTGTTACCCCACAAACTATCATTCGGTGGCGCAAGGAGTACGGAGGCCTGAAGGTTAACCAGGCCAAGCGCCTCAAGGGGCTTGAGAAAGAAAATGCCCGCCTAAAACGCATGTAG
- a CDS encoding NUDIX hydrolase, protein MNKFPSCYVTTDIVALRQAKNGSQEVLLIQRKNAPFKDTWALPGGFLDQSDQNVLAGALRELKEETTISANPTDLKLIGIFSEKGRDPRENNPEDLCRVVSVAFMLALPENHAVPQAKDDAKDLGFFPIGSLPKLAFDHGEIISTALKGYKNLA, encoded by the coding sequence ATGAATAAGTTCCCATCGTGTTACGTGACAACAGATATCGTTGCACTTCGACAAGCCAAAAATGGATCTCAAGAAGTTCTGCTCATCCAAAGAAAGAACGCCCCATTCAAGGATACTTGGGCATTGCCAGGCGGTTTTCTTGATCAAAGCGATCAAAATGTTCTCGCGGGCGCCCTGCGAGAGCTAAAGGAGGAAACCACAATTAGTGCCAATCCAACTGATCTGAAACTCATTGGCATTTTTTCTGAAAAGGGTCGCGATCCCCGCGAGAATAATCCAGAAGATCTCTGTCGAGTGGTTTCAGTGGCATTCATGCTTGCGCTGCCAGAGAACCATGCTGTGCCCCAAGCAAAGGATGATGCCAAAGACTTAGGTTTTTTCCCGATAGGCAGCCTCCCAAAACTTGCCTTTGATCACGGGGAGATTATTTCAACCGCTTTAAAAGGCTATAAGAATTTGGCTTGA